The genomic window GTACACGCGCGGCGTCGAGGCGACTCGGAAGTTTGCGACGGCAGCACCCGACGGGGTGAAGCGCAGCTCCGGGTCGGCGACGACGTTGCCGACGAGGGTGATTGGTGTGTCTCCGATGGCCATGTGTATTCCTCTTCCTTACAAGTGCATATCCGGGCGATGATGCGTTCCGGAGGCGGGTGTGTCTGTTCCGCCTCCCAGTATTCCCGTTCTTACTTGTCGGTGCGCAGAACCTTGGTGCGCAGGACGTTGTCGCTCAGGTTGAGAAGACGGTCGAGCTCCGCAACAGATTCGGAGTTACAGGTCAGCTCGGCGACGACGTAGACGCCTTCTTCCTGCTTCTCGATCGGGTAGGCCAAGCGACGCTTGCCCCACACATCAACCTTGTCCACGGATCCCTTTTCCTTGCGGATGATCTCCAGGTACTTGTCCAGGGACGGGGCTGCGGTGCGTTCATCCTGACTAGGGTTCAGAATGATCATTACTTCGTAGTGACGCACGGACCTCATCACCTCCTGTGGTCTAGTAGTTTTTCGGCCACACCCAGATTAGGTATGGCAGGAGGGTCGTTGCGTCAAGCAACCCGATCAGACTACCGCAATCGCAGGTCAAAGCGAAACCAGCCACGGCGCCTCCCCGACCCGTCAGCCACCGGCGGACTCCGCGCGGGCGACGGCGAGGAAATCGCTCGCCGGCGGCACCAGGGGAGCGTCCGGCCACACCACCCGCAGCGGGCGGCGCAAGTCCACCCCCGTGGTGGGCACGTCCACGACCTGCCCCGTGCGCAGGGCGGCGTCGACCACCAGGCGGGAGAGCACCGCCGGCGCGACCCCGGCGACGACGGAACCGAGCACCGCGGAATTGGAGCTGACCTCCAGGGCCGGGTCGGCACGCCCCAGGTCGTCGAGGAGGGCGTCGAGGGTGCCCCGGGTGCCGGACCCGGGCTCCCTGACGACGAGGGCGGTGGCCGCCAGTTCCG from Corynebacterium maris DSM 45190 includes these protein-coding regions:
- the rpsF gene encoding 30S ribosomal protein S6, encoding MRHYEVMIILNPSQDERTAAPSLDKYLEIIRKEKGSVDKVDVWGKRRLAYPIEKQEEGVYVVAELTCNSESVAELDRLLNLSDNVLRTKVLRTDK